Proteins from a single region of Merismopedia glauca CCAP 1448/3:
- a CDS encoding inorganic phosphate transporter, which translates to MQIFLVAIFTLFLAYANGANDNFKGVATLFGTKTTNYKVAIWWATITTFAGSGCSIFLAATLLKKFSGKGLVPEVIGNTTEFHLAVAIAASLTVILATFMGFPISTTHSLIGALVGAAIIAVGTQVNLGVLGNSFFLPLLLSPVIAITLGIGMYGLFKYLRVRLGIEKQWCLCVGETQTVIPNFQLSQAGSLETVSISDISIDRVQNCQQKYVGEFWGIDTQRLLNISHFLSAGVVSFARGLNDTPKIVSLMLITSSLSPELGMFLVAVAMSIGGLINARKVAETMSQKIAELKEGQGFTANLVTGVLVIAASLYGLPVSTTHVSVGAIFGSGLVSKTANIQVFSQIVLAWLITLPTAAIMSAIVYLVLPH; encoded by the coding sequence ATGCAGATTTTTTTGGTAGCTATTTTCACTTTGTTTTTAGCTTATGCTAATGGTGCGAATGATAATTTTAAAGGGGTAGCTACTTTATTTGGGACTAAAACAACTAATTATAAAGTAGCTATTTGGTGGGCAACAATTACAACTTTTGCGGGTTCAGGTTGTTCAATTTTTCTAGCTGCTACTCTTTTGAAAAAGTTTTCTGGAAAAGGTTTAGTACCAGAGGTTATTGGTAACACGACAGAGTTTCATTTAGCTGTGGCGATCGCGGCTAGTTTAACGGTGATTTTAGCTACGTTCATGGGTTTTCCTATCTCTACTACCCATAGTTTAATTGGTGCTTTAGTGGGTGCGGCAATTATAGCTGTGGGGACGCAGGTTAATTTGGGGGTTTTGGGTAACTCTTTCTTTCTACCACTTTTATTAAGTCCAGTTATCGCTATTACTTTAGGAATTGGAATGTATGGTTTATTCAAATATTTGCGAGTGCGGTTAGGAATTGAAAAACAATGGTGTTTGTGTGTTGGTGAAACTCAAACGGTTATTCCTAATTTTCAACTTAGTCAAGCTGGAAGTTTAGAAACAGTTTCAATTTCAGATATCTCAATCGATCGAGTTCAAAATTGCCAACAAAAGTATGTGGGTGAGTTTTGGGGAATTGATACTCAAAGGTTATTGAATATTTCACACTTTTTAAGTGCGGGAGTAGTTAGCTTTGCTAGAGGATTAAATGACACTCCTAAAATAGTTTCTTTGATGTTAATTACCTCTAGTTTATCTCCTGAATTGGGGATGTTTTTAGTAGCTGTAGCCATGAGTATAGGAGGATTAATTAATGCCCGTAAAGTGGCAGAAACTATGAGTCAAAAAATTGCTGAATTAAAAGAAGGACAAGGCTTTACTGCCAATTTAGTCACAGGAGTCTTAGTTATTGCTGCTAGTTTATATGGATTACCTGTCTCGACTACTCATGTTTCAGTTGGGGCAATTTTTGGCAGTGGATTAGTTAGTAAAACGGCTAATATACAAGTCTTTTCCCAAATAGTTCTAGCTTGGCTGATCACTTTACCAACAGCAGCAATTATGAGCGCTATAGTTTATTTAGTACTTCCCCATTAG